In the genome of Rhodoferax sp. BAB1, one region contains:
- a CDS encoding ABC transporter substrate-binding protein, protein MRLAQLLLMTLVLLAGAGSRAETGVSDKEIIVGQFAAMSGPAAQLGQRLNVGIQAYFKSVNEQGGVNGRTLRLLTRDDGYEPDKAVAAVKGLIEQDQVFALVGSVGTPTGLAALPVFTAAKVPMVGMFTGAQGLREPFNRYVFHVRSSYFDETERIVQHLTTLGVKKIAVFYQNDAYGKAGLEGMMRALTKRQLKPAGTATVERNTVDVAAALNTLLPAQPEAVVQIGAYKACAEFIKQARARGYGGQFFNVSFVGSKALADELGPAGMGVVISQVVPFPYIPSSPVVREYQQRMKESGQTEFDFSSMEGFLIGKVFVEGVRRAGKNLTRDALITALESMKDVNLGGFEINYSPRDHSGSKYTDLTIIGRDGRFVR, encoded by the coding sequence TTGATGACGCTGGTGCTGCTGGCAGGCGCCGGCAGCCGGGCGGAAACGGGTGTCAGCGACAAGGAAATCATCGTCGGGCAGTTTGCGGCCATGTCTGGCCCCGCTGCCCAGCTGGGCCAGCGCCTGAACGTCGGCATCCAGGCTTATTTCAAATCGGTCAATGAACAGGGCGGCGTCAATGGACGTACCCTGCGCCTGCTCACGCGGGACGACGGCTATGAGCCCGACAAGGCCGTGGCGGCAGTCAAGGGCCTGATCGAGCAGGACCAGGTGTTTGCCCTGGTCGGTTCAGTGGGCACACCCACCGGACTGGCGGCACTGCCAGTCTTCACGGCGGCGAAGGTGCCCATGGTGGGCATGTTCACCGGCGCCCAGGGATTGCGCGAGCCCTTCAACCGCTATGTCTTCCATGTGCGGTCCAGCTACTTTGACGAGACCGAGCGCATCGTGCAGCACCTGACCACGCTGGGCGTGAAAAAAATAGCAGTGTTTTATCAGAACGATGCCTATGGCAAGGCCGGCCTGGAGGGCATGATGCGTGCGCTGACCAAGCGCCAGCTCAAGCCGGCTGGCACGGCGACGGTGGAGCGCAACACCGTGGACGTGGCGGCGGCGCTCAACACCCTGCTGCCGGCGCAGCCCGAAGCCGTGGTACAGATCGGTGCCTACAAGGCCTGTGCCGAGTTCATCAAGCAGGCACGCGCCAGGGGTTATGGCGGCCAGTTCTTCAACGTCAGCTTCGTGGGCTCCAAGGCCCTGGCCGACGAGCTCGGGCCGGCTGGCATGGGCGTGGTGATCTCGCAGGTGGTGCCCTTTCCCTACATTCCCTCGTCCCCCGTGGTGCGCGAGTACCAGCAGCGCATGAAGGAGTCCGGCCAGACCGAGTTCGACTTCTCCAGCATGGAGGGTTTCCTGATCGGCAAGGTCTTTGTGGAAGGTGTGCGCAGGGCCGGCAAGAACCTGACGCGGGACGCCCTCATCACGGCCCTGGAGTCCATGAAGGATGTGAACCTCGGCGGCTTCGAAATCAATTACTCGCCGCGCGACCACTCGGGCTCGAAGTACACCGACCTGACCATCATCGGCCGCGATGGCCGCTTTGTGCGCTGA